In the Tribolium castaneum strain GA2 chromosome 1, icTriCast1.1, whole genome shotgun sequence genome, one interval contains:
- the LOC103312459 gene encoding WD repeat-containing protein 43 isoform X1, with the protein MAVSARMACQFSKDGKYFAQITSEGKLKVWNTLSNTFEQEFTPDFHLTSPCTCLHFISSEAASKQSGSPRKKKRKESLGESNTCVALGTSNGRLLLYSLVKGDLEYIVDSATSQSVNCLSSITNEFVYSGADTHVIVWNLSKRNVSSKWNAGNDKIYAILLTPLGDKLLTASKSIKLWDVKSKEVLKTFTGHSSPVTMLEYINPRSDAADAYVVSGSKGDRLLSCWNLNDSVDGKNAVASFLMEDIVNNLSIFVDHDGSSRMAATVRSGVVHIYHHTLNGKKSNKPIKPKTTIQIVSDSGTKDAVNPIYITAAAYRSAETLCICYGSAVVQTFEDITISSYKKVQCLLREDIHKKTVSKENQVTKVRTPVVGNDVHYLTTQTSSAPSKRKNDGQQEVPMEKRLENLMVNEEDSSSKVPKANNAAQLLIQGLHSKDKNILRTVLFKKDEQLIKNTIKRIPLSLITPLFEELTKLIQGKTLSRQVGLTWLKNLILIHSGLLLSNPDLSSFFGEALGSIEAGLALQSPRNKLMGRLELLIAQINHTPQQDSHDNEALLVFNDKASSDSENEGMEFEAHSSSENEWEEEDSEGGDNENEKVDESDYENDDGSDEPMSS; encoded by the exons ATGGCGGTTAGTGCAAGAATGGCATGCCAATTCAGTAAAGACGGCAAATATTTTGCTCAAATCACATCAGAGGGGAAGCTAAAAGTGTGGAACACCCTCTCAAATACCTTTGAACAAGAATTTACACCAGATTTCCACTTAACATCGCCCTGTACTTGTTTACATTTCATAAGTTCAGAAGCCGCAAGCAAG CAGTCGGGGTCCCCTCGCAAGAAAAAGAGGAAAGAATCACTTGGGGAGTCAAACACTTGTGTTGCTTTAGGGACTAGCAATGGACGTCTTTTACTTTATTCCTTAGTAAAGGGGGACTTAGAATACATAGTTGATAGTGCTACGAGTCAGTCGGTTAATTGTTTATCTTCAATTACAAACGAGTTTGTATATTCTGGTGCTGACACTCATGTAATAGTGTGGAATTTAAGTAAACGAAACGTTAGCAG TAAGTGGAATGCTGGTAACGACAAAATATACGCGATTTTACTCACACCACTCGGTGACAAGCTATTAACTGCCTCGAAAAGTATCAAACTCTGGGATGTGAAGTCAAAAGAAGtgttgaaaacatttactgGGCATTCTTCACCTGTGACAATGCTTGAATACATCAATCCGAGATCTGATGCAGCAGATGCGTATGTTGTTAGTGGGTCAAAA ggGGATCGATTGTTAAGTTGTTGGAATTTAAATGATAGTGTGGATGGGAAAAATGCAGTTGCTAGTTTTTTAATGGAGgatattgtaaataatttgtcaatttttgttgATCATGATGGCTCATCTCGCATGGCTGCAACGGTGAGGAGTGGGGTTGTGCATATTTACCACCATACATTAAATGG aaaaaaatctaacaaaccCATAAAACCTAAAACAACGATCCAGATTGTGTCCGATTCCGGGACCAAGGATGCCGTCAATCCAATATACATAACAGCAGCAGCATACAGAAGCGCTGAAACTCTGTGTATATGTTATGGCAGTGCAGTTGTTCAAACTTTTGAGGACATT ACAATTTCGAGTTATAAGAAAGTTCAGTGCCTTTTAAGGGAAGACATTCACAAAAAGACAGTTTCTAAAGAAAATCAAGTTACGAAAGTTCGTACACCTGTTGTGGGAAATGATGTACATTACTTAACAACTCAAACGAGTAGTGCTCCCAGCAAGAGGAAAAATGACGGCCAACAGGAGGTCCCTATGGAAAAAAGATTGGAGAATTTGATGGTGAATGAAGAAGACAGCAGCTCGAAAGTACCCAAAGCCAACAATGCGGCACAATTATTAATACAAGGGTTGCAcagtaaagataaaaatattttacgaacggttttatttaaaaaggaCGAACAACTCATCAAAAACACGATCAAAAGGATACCATTGTCCCTAATAACACCGCTGTTTGAGGAACTTACTAAACTTATACAGGGGAAAACGCTGTCGCGTCAGGTGGGCTTAACGTggctgaaaaatttaattttgattcaTTCTGGACTTCTGTTGTCGAATCCCGATCTGTCGAGTTTTTTTGGGGAAGCTTTAGGGAGCATTGAAGCCGGATTAGCACTACAGAGtccaagaaataaattaatgggGCGCTTGGAGTTGTTAATCGCGCAGATAAATCATACACCACAACAGGATTCACACGATAATGAAGCATTGCTCGTTTTCAACGATAAAG CTTCGAGTGATTCGGAGAATGAAGGTATGGAGTTTGAGGCTCATTCGAgtagtgaaaacgagtgggaAGAGGAAGATAGTGAAGGTGGGGATAATGAAAACGAGAAGGTGGATGAGAGTGATTATGAAAATGATGATGGGTCAGATGAGCCCATGtcttcataa
- the LOC103312459 gene encoding WD repeat-containing protein 43 isoform X2, which produces MAVSARMACQFSKDGKYFAQITSEGKLKVWNTLSNTFEQEFTPDFHLTSPCTCLHFISSEAASKSGSPRKKKRKESLGESNTCVALGTSNGRLLLYSLVKGDLEYIVDSATSQSVNCLSSITNEFVYSGADTHVIVWNLSKRNVSSKWNAGNDKIYAILLTPLGDKLLTASKSIKLWDVKSKEVLKTFTGHSSPVTMLEYINPRSDAADAYVVSGSKGDRLLSCWNLNDSVDGKNAVASFLMEDIVNNLSIFVDHDGSSRMAATVRSGVVHIYHHTLNGKKSNKPIKPKTTIQIVSDSGTKDAVNPIYITAAAYRSAETLCICYGSAVVQTFEDITISSYKKVQCLLREDIHKKTVSKENQVTKVRTPVVGNDVHYLTTQTSSAPSKRKNDGQQEVPMEKRLENLMVNEEDSSSKVPKANNAAQLLIQGLHSKDKNILRTVLFKKDEQLIKNTIKRIPLSLITPLFEELTKLIQGKTLSRQVGLTWLKNLILIHSGLLLSNPDLSSFFGEALGSIEAGLALQSPRNKLMGRLELLIAQINHTPQQDSHDNEALLVFNDKASSDSENEGMEFEAHSSSENEWEEEDSEGGDNENEKVDESDYENDDGSDEPMSS; this is translated from the exons ATGGCGGTTAGTGCAAGAATGGCATGCCAATTCAGTAAAGACGGCAAATATTTTGCTCAAATCACATCAGAGGGGAAGCTAAAAGTGTGGAACACCCTCTCAAATACCTTTGAACAAGAATTTACACCAGATTTCCACTTAACATCGCCCTGTACTTGTTTACATTTCATAAGTTCAGAAGCCGCAAGCAAG TCGGGGTCCCCTCGCAAGAAAAAGAGGAAAGAATCACTTGGGGAGTCAAACACTTGTGTTGCTTTAGGGACTAGCAATGGACGTCTTTTACTTTATTCCTTAGTAAAGGGGGACTTAGAATACATAGTTGATAGTGCTACGAGTCAGTCGGTTAATTGTTTATCTTCAATTACAAACGAGTTTGTATATTCTGGTGCTGACACTCATGTAATAGTGTGGAATTTAAGTAAACGAAACGTTAGCAG TAAGTGGAATGCTGGTAACGACAAAATATACGCGATTTTACTCACACCACTCGGTGACAAGCTATTAACTGCCTCGAAAAGTATCAAACTCTGGGATGTGAAGTCAAAAGAAGtgttgaaaacatttactgGGCATTCTTCACCTGTGACAATGCTTGAATACATCAATCCGAGATCTGATGCAGCAGATGCGTATGTTGTTAGTGGGTCAAAA ggGGATCGATTGTTAAGTTGTTGGAATTTAAATGATAGTGTGGATGGGAAAAATGCAGTTGCTAGTTTTTTAATGGAGgatattgtaaataatttgtcaatttttgttgATCATGATGGCTCATCTCGCATGGCTGCAACGGTGAGGAGTGGGGTTGTGCATATTTACCACCATACATTAAATGG aaaaaaatctaacaaaccCATAAAACCTAAAACAACGATCCAGATTGTGTCCGATTCCGGGACCAAGGATGCCGTCAATCCAATATACATAACAGCAGCAGCATACAGAAGCGCTGAAACTCTGTGTATATGTTATGGCAGTGCAGTTGTTCAAACTTTTGAGGACATT ACAATTTCGAGTTATAAGAAAGTTCAGTGCCTTTTAAGGGAAGACATTCACAAAAAGACAGTTTCTAAAGAAAATCAAGTTACGAAAGTTCGTACACCTGTTGTGGGAAATGATGTACATTACTTAACAACTCAAACGAGTAGTGCTCCCAGCAAGAGGAAAAATGACGGCCAACAGGAGGTCCCTATGGAAAAAAGATTGGAGAATTTGATGGTGAATGAAGAAGACAGCAGCTCGAAAGTACCCAAAGCCAACAATGCGGCACAATTATTAATACAAGGGTTGCAcagtaaagataaaaatattttacgaacggttttatttaaaaaggaCGAACAACTCATCAAAAACACGATCAAAAGGATACCATTGTCCCTAATAACACCGCTGTTTGAGGAACTTACTAAACTTATACAGGGGAAAACGCTGTCGCGTCAGGTGGGCTTAACGTggctgaaaaatttaattttgattcaTTCTGGACTTCTGTTGTCGAATCCCGATCTGTCGAGTTTTTTTGGGGAAGCTTTAGGGAGCATTGAAGCCGGATTAGCACTACAGAGtccaagaaataaattaatgggGCGCTTGGAGTTGTTAATCGCGCAGATAAATCATACACCACAACAGGATTCACACGATAATGAAGCATTGCTCGTTTTCAACGATAAAG CTTCGAGTGATTCGGAGAATGAAGGTATGGAGTTTGAGGCTCATTCGAgtagtgaaaacgagtgggaAGAGGAAGATAGTGAAGGTGGGGATAATGAAAACGAGAAGGTGGATGAGAGTGATTATGAAAATGATGATGGGTCAGATGAGCCCATGtcttcataa